AGCTACGACGTCACCTCGCGGGATCGCCTCACGCTGTTCGCCTTCGGGTCTTACGACCTGCTCGGTCAGACCACCATCGGCATCTTTCGCGTGCTGTTCGGCTCCGAGTTCTACCGCGGCAACCTGCGCTACGAGCACCGCCTGAACGACGGCATGGTGCGCACGGACGTGACCCTCGGCTTCGACCAGACTCGCGTGGCGGATCAACAGAACGTGCAAGACCGTTCGCTGGACGTGAAGAGCGAGCTCCACAAACGCCTCAGCTCCAAGAGTCAGTGGCGTCTGGGCACCCAGGCCACGCTCGATCACTACACCGCGGACAAGGCGGCGTACGCCGATCCGGAGGACCCCGACACCATCGCCTTCAACAATCGTTTTCCGCCGCGCAGCGATCTGGCGCTCAGTGCCTGGACCGACTTCGTGTTGGATGTGGCGCCCGGCATCGAGGTGACGCCCGGCTTGCGCTTCGACTTGTACACCTCCGGATCGTCCACGCTGCCCGCCTTCGACCCGCGCATCGCGGCGCGCTTCGCGGTGAGCGACAAGGTGCACATCGTGCACGCCTACGGCCTGGTGCATCAGCCGCCGGCCTTCGTCGTTCCGGTTCCCGGTCTCACGCCGGGCAACCTCCAGGGCGGCCTGCAGTCCGCGCTGCAGAGCAGCGCCGGCGTGGAGGTGGACCTGCCGGAGGCCACCACCGCCAAGGTGACGGCGTTCGAGAATGCCTTTTTCAACATGAGCGACGCTCTGGGCACGGCCAGCGGGCGCGGCGGAATCCAGCGGGATACGCGGAGCCTCGGCTCCGCCGTCGGCGTCGAGCTGTACCTGCACCGTCGCCTCACCAAGCGCTTCGGCGGCTACCTCTCGTACACGCTCTCGCGCTCCACCCGCAGCCTCGGAAACGAGAGCTTTCCGAGCGCTTTCGACCGCACCCACGTGGCGAGCGGCGCCTTGGCCTACGATCTCGGTCGCCGCTGGCGCGCCGGCAGTCGCGTCGTGTTCTACACGGGCGCCCCCAAGACCTCGTCCACCGGCGGGCTCATCCGTGGGCCCCGGTCGTCGAGCCCCGAGCGCGATCCGAGCTTTTACCGCATCGATCTTCGCCTCGAGAAGCGCTGGTACCTGACCAAGACCGCGTGGCTCGCCTTCGTGGCCGAGATGCTCAACGCCACCTTGCACAAGGAGGTGTTCCGCGGCACGGAGATAGGTCCCGTGAGCATTCCCAGCGTCGGTTTGGAGGGAGGGTTCTAACGTGCGATCGACCATCGCCATCCTGGGCCTCGCCTTCACCGCCTGCCTGCCGAAGGACACGCGCCCGGTGCCCGGCAGCATCCACGTGACGGTCAGCGCCAAGAGCGCGCCCAGTTGGATCACTTCCGACGGCTGGTCGGTGACCTACGATCGCTTCTTGATCGACGTCGGCCACGCCAACCTGAGCGGCGACTCCTGCGCCGAGTACTCCGACGCGCGCTACGATCGCATCTTCGACGGTCACCAGCTGGGGCCGCAGAAAGTGAGCGAGAGCTACGCCCTCGGTCACTGCTCGTTCCGCTTTCGGCTCAACAGCCCCGACCTCGAAACGTTGCTCGGCGCCGGCGTGACGGAAGCCGACAAGACCGAGATGCGCACGCCCGGCAGCGACTTTTCGGCCAAAGACCGCGGCGTGAGCCTGCTGGTCGCGGGGCACGCGACCAAAGAGGGCGTCGAGAAGTCCTTCTCCTGGTCCTTCCGCCGCCGCGTCGGCTACTCCGACTGCGCGGTCAAGGAAGACGACGCCAACCGCAGCGGCGTCGTGCTGCGCAGCGGCGAAACGCTGCCCATCGACATCGAGCTCCACGGAGAAGCACTGCTCCAGGTGGATTCCGAGCCGGAAGACGCGCCCCTGGTGTTCGACACCTTTGCCCAGGCGGACGCCGACGACGACGGCGTCATCACGCTCGAAGAGCTCGACGCAGTGCCCTACCTCGTCACCTCCACCAAGGCAGATGCCGGGGGCCCTCCGCAGAGCTTTGGTCAATTCGTGTACGTGACCCAGGTTCCCCGCGTGGCGCGCTACCTCGGCACGGGCACCTGTACCATCGTCCAGCAGGCCGACTGACATTTGTCGGTGCAGCGCGGAACCTCGCTTTCGACGCGGCCCGGAGCCGTTATCATCATGGTAACCCCGTGCCCGACCCCACCCAGAAAGTGCGCGTGCTGGTCATCGATGACGAGCCGATGATCCGCACCATGATGGCGCGGCTGCTGCGCAAGCACGAGGTGACCGTCACCGACGGCGGCAAGGCCGCGCTCGCGGAGCTCGAGGCCGGGCGCCGCTTCGACCTGATCTTGTGCGACGTGAGCATGCCGCTGATGACCGGCATCGAGCTGTTCATCACTTTGAAAGAGCACTATCCCGAGCAGGCCGCGCGGGTGGTGATGATGACCGGCGGCGTTACCGACGCGAAGGCCCGGGCCTTCCTCGAAAACGGCGTGCCGCGGTGGGTGGAGAAGCCGTGCTCCGCGGCACTTTTGCGGGAGCTCGTGGAGAAGGCGACCGAGCAGCCGGCTTGAACCTTGGGGCGTTTTGCGCCGATTACGGAGTTTCCGCGCCGGGCCAACAAAACCAAAACGTGCATAATGGCTCTCGTGCGTCGCTTCTGGAGCCAATGCATTGCGCTGCTGATCTGCGTGGGGTGCGGAGAATCCATCCCGCCGCCGGTGCGCTACGCCTCGACCAAGGTGGACGATCACAGCGCCAAGCCGAACCCCGCCAACAGCGATCCCAAGCTCGAGCCCGGCTTCGGTCCGTACGACGTGCAGACGGTGTTCTACATCGAGAAGAGCAACGACAAGGACCACGTCGACTACGCCATTCGGCTGGATCAGCACTGCACGCCCACCAGCGACGGCGCCATGTTTCCGTACTGGCGCGAGCTGCAGCACGACCCACCCACCGGCTCCCATCCGCTGAAGGGTCTGCAGTACATGGCGTACGGCTTTTCGGATCAGCGCATCCAGAAGAAGAAGCGCGTCGGCGGCGAGTACCTGGCCAAGCTCAAGCAGGTGGACCGCGTGCTCCTGATCGTGACCAAGCAAGGGCCGGACGGCTACTGCACGGCCACGGCCTACACGACCATCAAAGGCGTGAAGAACGCACGCCTGGATCACATCTACGTGAAGGTGGCGGGCATGATGAGCGCGGACTGGGTGGACGTGTACGGGGAGAACATCGTCACCGGTGAAAAGCTCGTGGAGCGCCTCACGCCATGAAGTGGCTGGCGCTCGCGCTGCTCTTGCTTTCCTGCAACCGAGAACAGCGCGCGCAGCACGAGGCCTTGGCCCAAGAGCTCCGGCCCGCGGCCGCGGAGCTGTGCAAGATCCAGCGTGGAGAAGGCGGGGGCTGCTTCGGAGATTGCGTGATCTGGTCCGCTGCGCAAGAAGGCGTGGCCCTGCGCAAGGCCGGTGCGACCCTCTCGCAGCTCGCCAAGATCGCGGATCCGGACACGGAGCGCATGCTCGCGGACGTGCGCAGTAGGGCACGCTCGCTGCATGCCGCCTTGAGCGCATGCGACCTGCAGGTCGAGCGCACCGGCAAACCCGGGGACGACGTCAAGCGCTGCGCCCAAGCCCGCCAGGCGCACTCCAAGGAGTCGTGGGCGCTCCTCAAAGCGGTGGACACTCTGGAAGCCTCAACCGAGGAGCGCACCGGAGTGGAGCTGCCGCCCACGCGATCGTGTGTTGATTGACAGCAGAATGTTGGTACGGCGCGAAACCCGTCGCGCCTCCCGTCACGGCGATGAACCCATGAGCGAAAACGACCTGTTCAATCGCGCGCTGCCCCACGACAGTCGCAGCGCGCTCTTCGGCGGCAAGA
This region of Polyangiaceae bacterium genomic DNA includes:
- a CDS encoding TonB family protein, with product MLRLVGTIGLALALVLWATPSVAQGVTMPKVTHEVPVTYPRSAIDEGYFQRVEVILELVVDATGTVTNAKVDTPRGYGFDEAAVTAARQLQFAPAQKNGTPVAARIKFKYVFDPPPAQLAGRVFDRDTGKPLAGATIEVVTSDGAVQRTESAADGRWSFPALPPGPAKLTVSADALEPISRDATLARAERVDVTTRLGAAPEVTPPETAKPKVLEVTVHGEKPAPAVSSLTRAEVRQLPGAFGDPFRAIESLPGVTPIISGLPFFYIRGAPPGNVGYFLDGVRVPYLYHIAIGPSVVQPAMVDRVDLYPGGYPARFGRYAGGIVSAETTEPLAKLHGEGNIRVFDAGAMVEGGFADGRGTVLLGGRYSYTAKIISLLAPDVTIDYRDYQARVSYDVTSRDRLTLFAFGSYDLLGQTTIGIFRVLFGSEFYRGNLRYEHRLNDGMVRTDVTLGFDQTRVADQQNVQDRSLDVKSELHKRLSSKSQWRLGTQATLDHYTADKAAYADPEDPDTIAFNNRFPPRSDLALSAWTDFVLDVAPGIEVTPGLRFDLYTSGSSTLPAFDPRIAARFAVSDKVHIVHAYGLVHQPPAFVVPVPGLTPGNLQGGLQSALQSSAGVEVDLPEATTAKVTAFENAFFNMSDALGTASGRGGIQRDTRSLGSAVGVELYLHRRLTKRFGGYLSYTLSRSTRSLGNESFPSAFDRTHVASGALAYDLGRRWRAGSRVVFYTGAPKTSSTGGLIRGPRSSSPERDPSFYRIDLRLEKRWYLTKTAWLAFVAEMLNATLHKEVFRGTEIGPVSIPSVGLEGGF
- a CDS encoding response regulator, whose translation is MPDPTQKVRVLVIDDEPMIRTMMARLLRKHEVTVTDGGKAALAELEAGRRFDLILCDVSMPLMTGIELFITLKEHYPEQAARVVMMTGGVTDAKARAFLENGVPRWVEKPCSAALLRELVEKATEQPA
- a CDS encoding DUF4833 domain-containing protein gives rise to the protein MRRFWSQCIALLICVGCGESIPPPVRYASTKVDDHSAKPNPANSDPKLEPGFGPYDVQTVFYIEKSNDKDHVDYAIRLDQHCTPTSDGAMFPYWRELQHDPPTGSHPLKGLQYMAYGFSDQRIQKKKRVGGEYLAKLKQVDRVLLIVTKQGPDGYCTATAYTTIKGVKNARLDHIYVKVAGMMSADWVDVYGENIVTGEKLVERLTP